The Chryseobacterium sp. JV274 sequence GTATTCTTCCTTGGTTCAATGGGTCTACATTGGATATGACCGTTGCCACCTGTTGTTCTGCCTTAGGCATTATAAAATCAGGTTTTGGCATAAAGCCTGTTCCTTCTGCTATTGCTTCAAAATTTCCGCTATAATAACCTCTAGCATCCACTTCATGGGTTACCTCTGTAATCATCAATGTAGTAAAATGTGAGGTTTGATTGCTGTCAGGTTTCCTCATTGCTAAATCAGCAACACAACCTGTATAAAGAAAAGGAACAGAAGTATTTCCTGATACTGTAAAAACTTCTACAGCAGCACTTCCCCTTGCACTTTTTTGGGAATCATCCACATCCATGAACATATTGGCATTGATGGGTGTAGGGGTAAGTGATCGCGTTTTAAAAATATCGGTATTCAGGCCATAGGCTTTGGCAGATAACCCTCCCAAGTGTTTTATACTGTTATCAGAGCCAAGCATTTTTGCATGACTGCTACTATTATATCCAAAGTATTCTGGCTTAGTATGTATTGCCTTTAGTTCTATTATTACATCACTTATATTACTCCCATCAATAAGCCGGATAGGTTTTTCATGAGGTGGTAATTTCCCAAAATGAAGTATTTCTCCATCATAGTAAAACTGTTCTCCATAAGCTTCTGCAATTCTAGCAAGGTAGTTATAATGGGTTTCGCAGTACTGTGAACTATAATTGATATACCCTTTGTTTTGAGTTTCTATTCTAAAATCGAACTTACTTGTTCCCAGTGCTTCCTTAATGATTCTATCTGCAATGATAGAAGTATTTACAGGTTGATTTCCTCCAAAACTTTGAGTATGGGGAGCAGAATCCATAAGGATTGTCGGACTATATCCCTTTAGTACAATATTTCCCAGGCTCATCTTTTCTTGACTAAACGCTATCTTTGTTATAATACCAACAAATGTTCTTTCGGGACTTTCGGTTTCTACGTCTCTGTATTTAAAAACTATAGTTAAACGCTTTCCTAAAAATTGCTGTGCCTGTTCAAGATTGTGATTTTGTACTTCATCTAAAGAATCGTGTGCTAGAGTAAGTTCAAAATTATGATGTCTTCTGGCGCTCTGCTTTAACAGAAAGTGCTTGAAACTACCAATAGCTTTGCCATCGATCACAATCTCAAGTTTTACCACACGATTAATGCCTGCAATATGGTTCTCCGAAATCTTCTCTGAATTAGAGACCTTTTTTTTCATAATATATTTTGTGTGTTTTTGGTTTTATATCACTAAATATAGATAAAAAATAATGCCAAATGTAAAATTTTTAATAAAATCTTGGAATTTGTAGTAATACTACTACAGATTGAATATCAATACAATACCTTATTTGCTGTTGTAAACATTTTATTTTCGCTATTATAGAATTCAAGAATGTCATTATTTAAAACAAAGTATTCTCCCTGACTTACATCTTCTTTATAATTATATCTGATTCCATTGTTAGTATCTATTTTTGTCACTTCATTATCCATAGATCCCCCATCCTTGAAAGAAGTTTTTATAAATGTTTTTCCATTGGTTTCATAAACAGTATATATAAAAGATGTCTTTTGTTGTTCATCAAAAATTCCAATTATCTTGCCACTAACTTTTTTGGCTTCTGCTAGCATTTTATTGTCTTCTATATTAGTAGAACCATTAATAGAAATTTCTAATTCAGGGTCGAAATGACTTGTTGCCCACTCCACTAAAAAAAAGAGAATCTGGAAAATCAGATTCTCTTTTTTTATTACTACACCTGATTCAGAATATCAATTGTGAATTTGACGAATAGCTCTACTATAATCGAACTGAACTTAACAAACTTCTTCATAGTCACTACCACTATTAGTTGCCATTTTTTGAATTAAAAGACTTTCAATCACCTGCTCTCCAGTGTCACTATTGAGTATAGTTATGTATATTCCAATTTATCTCAGATAGTTTAGCACGACCTGCACAAAATAATTCCTAAGCCATTCTATTTCTTCATCACCTTTTAAACTTCATTGTGAAATAACTTAAAAAGTTATATCTAATAAATGAAATATTATCATTAAACCCTATTGCTTCTGCAAAAAAGGATCTACCCACCTAGCTTATCATTCTTTCTCTTTGAGCACATTTAATCTTGCTTTTTCCAAATTTCTTACTAATTCCAAATACAAAAACTAATACAAAGTGTTACGATTTCTGCTATCACTTTCATATTATAAAAAGGTATCCTTTGAAATACTTCCAGCTTATTTGAATTTGAAATCTAGCACTCAATACATAACAAATTATAACCTACTGAAAACTAAAAGACTAAAGCGACACAATTTAAAATGAAAGCTTCTCGTCCACAAAAAAGGCTAAAAAAATGTTTTATCGTAAAGAATTTTATATATTTGCACCATCTAACAATTAAAAAAATAATTTACTATGTCAGACATTGCATCAAGAGTAAAAGCTATCATCGCGGATAAGCTTGACGTTGAAGAAACAGAAGTAACTCCTGAAGCTAGCTTCACTAACGATTTAGGAGCTGATTCACTAGATACAGTTGAGTTAATCATGGAATTTGAAAAAGAATTTAATATTCAGATCCCTGATGACCAAGCTGAAAAAATTACTACTGTAGGGCACGCTATCGCTTACATCGAAGAAGTAGTAAATAAATAATATTCTTCAACAAAAAAGAAATTAAACAAAGTTTATGGAATTAAAAAGAGTAGTTGTAACCGGATTTGGAGCAATAACACCAATAGGAAATAATGCAAAAGAATACTGGGAAAATCTTGTAAAAGGTGAGAGCGGTGCCGCTCCGATTACTCTTTTTGATGCCACAAACTTTAAAACGAAGTTCGCTTGCGAAGTGAAAAATTTCGATCCGTTACAGCATTTCGACAAGAAAGAGTCTAAAAAAATGGACCGAAACACTCAATTGGGGCTTGTTGCTGCCAGAGAAGCAGTAGCACATTCTGGAATTATTGAAGACAATGTAGATAAAAACAGAGTTGGAGTAATCTGGGGTTCCGGAATCGGAGGATTAGAGACTTTTGAAACTGAAGTGTTAGGATGGGCCAATACGGAAATTCCGAGATTCAACCCG is a genomic window containing:
- a CDS encoding acyl carrier protein — translated: MSDIASRVKAIIADKLDVEETEVTPEASFTNDLGADSLDTVELIMEFEKEFNIQIPDDQAEKITTVGHAIAYIEEVVNK